A window of Corallococcus macrosporus DSM 14697 contains these coding sequences:
- a CDS encoding sigma-70 family RNA polymerase sigma factor, with amino-acid sequence MNPADVFDPLRPRLLRIAYRMLGIVAEAEDVVQEAYLRWHQTDRAAVRDAEAVLVRTVTRLCLDVLKSARVRREEYVGTWLPEPIVDAVEGDDLTLTLMMALERLSPLERAAFLLHDIFGMDFEEVAKAIDRDPAACRQLASRARAHVREARPRFPVSEEQGRELASAFYAASRGGDMGALQALLAHDVVVYSDGGGKVKAAINPIYGQERTLRLFEGLLRQLDVNYSQLVHEGFIDGLPAFVTLEKDGTLQTTAFGVEDGRIATIYVTRNPDKLRSIRGLVEDKLPS; translated from the coding sequence GTGAACCCCGCTGACGTCTTCGACCCGCTGCGCCCCCGCCTGCTCCGCATCGCGTACCGGATGCTGGGCATCGTCGCGGAGGCCGAAGACGTCGTGCAGGAGGCGTACTTGCGCTGGCACCAGACCGACCGCGCCGCCGTGCGTGACGCCGAGGCCGTGCTCGTCCGCACGGTGACGCGGTTGTGCCTGGACGTCCTGAAGTCCGCCCGCGTGCGCCGCGAGGAGTACGTGGGCACCTGGCTTCCGGAGCCCATCGTCGACGCGGTGGAGGGTGATGACTTGACGCTGACCTTGATGATGGCCCTGGAGCGGCTGTCCCCCTTGGAGCGGGCCGCCTTCCTCCTGCACGACATCTTCGGCATGGACTTCGAGGAGGTGGCGAAGGCCATCGACCGGGACCCGGCCGCCTGCCGTCAGCTCGCCAGCCGCGCGCGGGCGCACGTGCGCGAGGCCCGGCCCCGCTTCCCCGTGTCGGAGGAGCAGGGCCGGGAGCTGGCCTCGGCCTTCTACGCCGCGTCGCGCGGCGGGGACATGGGCGCGCTCCAGGCGCTCCTGGCCCATGACGTCGTCGTGTACTCCGACGGCGGCGGCAAGGTGAAGGCCGCCATCAACCCCATCTACGGCCAGGAGAGGACACTGCGCCTGTTCGAGGGACTGCTGCGCCAGTTGGACGTGAACTACTCGCAGTTGGTGCACGAGGGCTTCATCGACGGCCTGCCCGCCTTCGTCACCCTCGAGAAGGACGGCACGCTCCAGACGACGGCCTTTGGCGTCGAGGACGGCCGCATCGCCACCATCTACGTCACGCGAAACCCCGACAAGCTCCGGAGCATCCGCGGGCTGGTGGAAGACAAGCTGCCGTCCTGA
- a CDS encoding carboxymuconolactone decarboxylase family protein produces MKPRITPFTAAPDAMKLTLEYGQKVLALGLEKSLLELVKIRASQLNGCAFCIHMHTTEARAHGEREERIYLLDGWRESPLYTDRERAALAWTESLTLVSQTRAPDEDYAALKPHFTEQEIVHLTLLIGMINTWNRISVGFRAVHPVTAPNTEAA; encoded by the coding sequence ATGAAGCCCCGGATCACCCCGTTCACCGCCGCCCCCGATGCCATGAAGCTGACGCTCGAGTACGGCCAGAAGGTGCTGGCGCTCGGCCTGGAGAAGAGCCTCCTGGAGCTGGTGAAGATTCGCGCCTCGCAGTTGAACGGCTGCGCGTTCTGCATCCACATGCACACCACGGAAGCCCGCGCGCACGGAGAGCGCGAGGAGCGCATCTACCTGCTGGACGGCTGGCGCGAGTCGCCGCTGTACACCGACCGCGAGCGGGCGGCCCTGGCCTGGACGGAGTCCCTGACGCTCGTCTCCCAGACGCGCGCGCCGGATGAGGACTACGCGGCCCTCAAGCCGCACTTCACGGAGCAGGAAATCGTGCACCTCACCCTGCTCATCGGCATGATCAACACCTGGAACCGCATCTCCGTGGGGTTCCGCGCCGTCCACCCAGTCACCGCTCCCAACACCGAGGCCGCCTGA
- a CDS encoding B12-binding domain-containing radical SAM protein — translation MGGRVLSPVLLVGAGMGEATCGILYLAGYLRRGGIEAFVRLYDGDETEAEVTRSFESLLRRVRPKLVGISLKWFHHVDRALLIARVVRRIDPSIRVVVGGNSASYWWKELSGYDSIDHIVLGDGEVPLLALCNGEESPPNVVTRYPDGRPRRLPLAYVQRATNTDDIHYSHFDDIFLSQMDLHSFSGWVAPGKGCGENCLYCGGARGNQKADFGRAKPFLRAEENVRRDHQEIAGRTWQMRYDFAGSTAGFLSSTWAGVDLSHHCCTYFLWGVPRVELVAALAATFQRVYMVIDIGCFSEQQRLEQMGRGLLKPCAKDRELLEVIDACRKYPNLDIEISGIGGLPFASRATLAEELRLVERIIDLDCVVGYQRLEAQPGALVTEHPARFDMVTEAKSFAEFLDYFERREPGDVSVPMIRFRDAGLEAAVQQTSDRVDALAWKHRDARKSVTVQDRTRLRNTAPWTQRFTLGDWLGSHRAPAKLAGEPVTVLRSVDGITLSCAPSVSPRRFSEPTLTQGEDGAILLAALAAFEHPTTVSSAVSKLGAKARLDPYSAREVIDHLVDGRFLQPA, via the coding sequence ATGGGTGGTCGTGTCCTCTCGCCAGTCCTCCTCGTTGGTGCCGGAATGGGGGAGGCCACCTGCGGCATCCTGTACCTGGCGGGCTACCTGCGGCGCGGCGGCATCGAGGCCTTCGTGCGGCTGTACGACGGGGACGAGACGGAAGCCGAGGTGACGCGCTCCTTCGAGAGCCTCCTGCGCCGGGTGCGCCCGAAGCTGGTGGGCATCAGCCTCAAGTGGTTCCACCACGTGGACCGCGCGCTGCTCATCGCCAGGGTGGTGCGGCGAATCGACCCGTCCATCCGCGTCGTCGTGGGCGGCAACTCCGCGTCCTACTGGTGGAAGGAGCTGAGCGGCTACGACAGCATCGACCACATCGTGCTGGGCGACGGCGAGGTGCCCCTGCTGGCGCTGTGCAACGGCGAGGAGTCGCCGCCCAACGTCGTGACGCGGTACCCGGATGGCCGGCCACGCCGGCTCCCGCTGGCGTACGTGCAGCGCGCCACGAACACGGACGACATCCACTACTCGCACTTCGACGACATCTTCCTCAGCCAGATGGACCTGCACTCGTTCTCCGGCTGGGTCGCGCCCGGCAAGGGCTGCGGTGAGAACTGCCTGTACTGCGGCGGGGCGCGCGGCAACCAGAAGGCGGACTTCGGCCGCGCGAAGCCCTTCCTGCGCGCCGAGGAGAACGTTCGCCGCGACCACCAGGAGATCGCCGGCCGGACGTGGCAGATGCGCTACGACTTCGCGGGCAGCACCGCCGGGTTCCTGAGCAGCACCTGGGCGGGCGTGGACCTCTCCCACCACTGCTGCACGTACTTCCTGTGGGGGGTGCCCCGCGTGGAGCTGGTGGCGGCGCTGGCCGCGACGTTCCAGCGCGTCTACATGGTCATCGACATCGGCTGCTTCTCCGAACAGCAGCGGCTGGAGCAGATGGGCCGGGGCCTGCTCAAGCCGTGCGCCAAGGACCGCGAGCTGCTGGAGGTCATCGACGCCTGTCGGAAGTACCCCAACCTGGACATCGAAATCTCCGGCATCGGGGGGCTGCCCTTCGCGAGCAGGGCCACCCTGGCGGAGGAGCTGCGGCTGGTGGAGCGCATCATCGACCTGGACTGCGTGGTGGGCTACCAGCGGCTGGAGGCCCAGCCCGGCGCGCTGGTGACAGAGCACCCCGCGCGCTTCGACATGGTGACGGAGGCCAAGAGCTTCGCCGAGTTCCTCGACTACTTCGAGCGCCGCGAGCCCGGTGACGTGTCCGTGCCGATGATTCGCTTCCGCGACGCGGGCCTGGAGGCGGCCGTCCAACAGACCTCCGACCGGGTGGACGCCCTGGCCTGGAAGCACCGCGACGCGCGCAAGAGCGTCACCGTCCAGGACAGGACGCGGCTGCGCAACACCGCGCCCTGGACCCAGCGCTTCACCCTGGGGGACTGGCTGGGCAGCCACCGCGCCCCCGCGAAGCTCGCGGGAGAGCCGGTGACCGTGTTGCGCTCCGTGGATGGCATCACCCTGAGCTGCGCCCCCTCCGTCAGCCCGAGGCGGTTCTCCGAGCCCACGCTCACGCAGGGCGAGGACGGCGCCATCCTCCTGGCCGCCCTGGCCGCCTTCGAGCACCCCACGACGGTGTCCAGCGCGGTGTCAAAGCTCGGCGCCAAGGCCCGGCTCGACCCGTATTCCGCGCGGGAGGTCATCGACCATCTCGTGGACGGGCGCTTCCTCCAGCCGGCCTGA
- a CDS encoding PQQ-dependent sugar dehydrogenase: MRTLSIPLIVATLLVGCRGDPDPTPTPDSGVPQQDAGLPPEDSGVPEDDAGVPEDDAGIPEDDAGIPEDDAGIPEDPLPTGPPVPQGPPNVPEFEPAFPGQTRVPAIQSQTPIQVTEIASGFRNPWAIAFLPDERMLVTEKPTGSLYIVTQQGAKSPAVSGLPAVDGRGQGGLLDVEVGPDYAQSQLIYWTYAEPRQGGNGLAVARARLVDGAQPRVENVQVIFRMMPTLESTLHSGGRMVFTPDGKLFVTLGERSILAGRVQAQDVRSHFGKVVRINPDGSVPDDNPYLNNPEAKPEIWSIGHRNILSAALDSQNRLWTVEMGPQGGDEVNRPEAGKDYGWPTIGYGEEYSGAPIHESPQAPGMEQPVYYWDPVISPSGMTIYSGTLFPEWRNNLFIGGLSARALVRLMVRNDRVVGEEHLLKNLDSRIREVVQGPDGALYLLTDSTNGKVLKVTPQ, encoded by the coding sequence ATGCGCACCCTTTCGATACCCCTCATCGTCGCCACCCTCCTCGTCGGCTGCAGAGGAGACCCGGACCCCACGCCAACGCCTGACTCAGGCGTCCCGCAGCAGGATGCGGGACTCCCGCCGGAGGACTCGGGCGTTCCAGAGGATGACGCCGGCGTCCCGGAAGACGACGCGGGCATCCCGGAAGACGACGCCGGCATCCCAGAGGACGACGCGGGCATCCCGGAGGACCCGCTTCCCACCGGCCCGCCGGTTCCGCAGGGCCCGCCCAACGTGCCCGAGTTCGAGCCCGCCTTCCCCGGGCAGACGCGCGTCCCGGCCATCCAGTCCCAGACGCCCATCCAGGTGACCGAGATTGCCTCGGGCTTCCGGAACCCCTGGGCCATCGCCTTCCTGCCGGACGAGCGCATGCTGGTGACGGAGAAGCCCACTGGCTCGCTCTACATCGTCACGCAGCAGGGCGCGAAGTCCCCCGCCGTCTCGGGTCTGCCCGCCGTGGATGGACGCGGCCAGGGGGGCCTGCTCGACGTGGAGGTGGGCCCTGACTACGCGCAGAGCCAGCTCATCTACTGGACCTATGCGGAGCCCCGCCAGGGCGGCAACGGGCTGGCGGTGGCGCGCGCGCGGCTCGTGGACGGGGCGCAGCCTCGCGTGGAGAACGTGCAGGTCATCTTCCGCATGATGCCCACGCTCGAGTCGACGCTGCACTCCGGCGGACGGATGGTGTTCACCCCCGACGGCAAGCTGTTCGTCACGCTCGGGGAGCGCTCCATCCTCGCGGGCCGCGTTCAGGCCCAGGACGTGCGGAGCCACTTCGGCAAGGTGGTCCGCATCAACCCGGACGGCTCCGTGCCCGATGACAACCCGTACCTGAACAACCCGGAGGCGAAGCCGGAGATCTGGTCCATCGGTCACCGCAACATCCTGTCGGCGGCGCTCGACAGCCAGAACCGGCTGTGGACGGTGGAGATGGGGCCGCAAGGGGGTGACGAGGTCAACCGCCCCGAGGCCGGCAAGGACTACGGCTGGCCCACCATCGGGTATGGCGAGGAGTACTCCGGCGCGCCCATTCACGAGAGCCCCCAGGCCCCGGGCATGGAGCAGCCCGTGTACTACTGGGACCCGGTGATTTCGCCGTCGGGGATGACCATCTACTCGGGGACCCTGTTCCCCGAGTGGCGGAACAACCTCTTCATCGGCGGCCTGTCCGCCAGGGCGCTGGTGCGGCTCATGGTGCGCAATGACCGCGTGGTGGGCGAGGAGCATCTCCTCAAGAACCTGGACTCGCGCATCCGCGAGGTCGTCCAGGGCCCCGACGGCGCCCTCTACCTGCTCACCGACTCCACCAACGGCAAGGTGCTCAAGGTCACGCCGCAGTGA
- a CDS encoding DUF1801 domain-containing protein produces MFPIPLIFAPFATTLFGADTMAGKASQKAAKKAAPKRSTVKKASSRKVAAKAAPRKPTAKKAPARAAAPKAAASKRKSPVKAKEPRLLSGGNPQIAKGYGDAPVQAYIEAMPGWKRDVGLRLDALIERAVPGVSKAVKWNSPFYGVEGQGWFLGIHCFAKYIKVAFFRGMSLKPVPPGESKSQDTRYLDIRENVPLDEGQFTAWVKQASQLPGERM; encoded by the coding sequence ATGTTCCCCATCCCGCTTATATTTGCCCCATTCGCGACCACCCTGTTCGGAGCAGACACCATGGCTGGCAAGGCATCCCAGAAGGCGGCGAAGAAGGCGGCTCCCAAACGAAGCACGGTCAAGAAGGCCTCATCGCGGAAGGTCGCCGCCAAGGCGGCCCCCCGCAAGCCCACGGCGAAGAAAGCACCAGCGCGCGCCGCCGCGCCCAAGGCCGCCGCGAGCAAGCGCAAGAGCCCCGTGAAGGCCAAGGAGCCACGCCTCCTGTCGGGCGGAAATCCGCAGATCGCGAAGGGGTACGGCGATGCCCCCGTCCAGGCCTACATCGAGGCAATGCCTGGCTGGAAGCGCGACGTCGGGCTCCGCCTGGACGCGCTCATCGAGCGCGCCGTCCCTGGCGTGAGCAAGGCGGTCAAATGGAACTCACCCTTTTATGGCGTCGAAGGTCAAGGCTGGTTCCTCGGCATTCATTGCTTCGCCAAATACATCAAGGTGGCGTTCTTCCGCGGGATGTCGCTGAAGCCTGTTCCCCCAGGTGAGTCCAAGAGCCAGGACACGCGCTACCTCGACATCCGTGAGAATGTCCCGCTCGACGAAGGCCAGTTCACCGCGTGGGTGAAGCAGGCCAGCCAACTGCCCGGCGAGCGCATGTGA
- a CDS encoding DoxX family protein encodes MTTTTHTGFQPPLPAVSPQSGAQSASKKALWTGRILSGIAVLFLLFDAIGKLLQIPEAQQGTVELGYPVSVLLGLGIVQLACLAVYLTPRVSVLGAILWTGYLGGAVATHVRVGNPLFSHMLFPVYVATLLWLGLWLRDARLRAVVPLRAAK; translated from the coding sequence ATGACCACGACGACCCACACCGGATTCCAGCCCCCCCTCCCCGCCGTCTCCCCGCAGTCGGGCGCGCAGTCCGCCTCGAAGAAGGCCCTGTGGACCGGACGCATCCTGAGCGGCATCGCCGTCCTCTTCCTGCTGTTCGATGCCATTGGAAAGCTGCTCCAGATTCCCGAGGCGCAGCAGGGCACGGTGGAGCTTGGCTACCCCGTCAGCGTGCTCCTCGGCCTGGGCATCGTTCAGCTCGCGTGCCTGGCCGTGTACCTCACCCCGCGGGTCTCCGTGCTGGGGGCCATCCTGTGGACGGGGTACCTCGGCGGCGCGGTCGCCACCCACGTCCGGGTCGGCAACCCGCTCTTCTCCCACATGCTCTTCCCCGTCTACGTCGCGACGCTGCTGTGGCTCGGGCTCTGGCTGCGCGACGCGCGGCTCCGCGCCGTCGTCCCGCTCCGGGCCGCGAAGTGA
- a CDS encoding WD40/YVTN/BNR-like repeat-containing protein, with protein MTGWAGAMFAAVVAASGTALVPVSGGNALTLPAQRHIVRIETESNRPPTWLVAIQHGGVDGKGLVLYRSEDALRTARRVADIQPNAAHADRAELLAVGRDVALVYSYEGPQLAASSQHDVYFQWWRYQPGADTWVPEPAVRVFDADASTAYSRALLARDSSGRLWVQAFRLERDGGSTAVVSVSTDEGQGFGPAQSLDTVRRRGGGRLLSLGTKLVFVYGMHDGWEPARMRIRSDSDPLGTWGPVRQAFSDGIYHGAALSAVADGKGGMHLVYKDELETLYYRHFDGSSFGARVLVEDSSDWATQPAITRIGDTLYVFYNRVRTLNASYELRMRTVDADGALGSAVTLDGEATFKGYLNAVDVLPEGTGEVPCLYGEAVDAGSRGSVSRVSWVLEEEPPPEPGPGPEPEPEPGEGPFTLEPVRSIDTHELLAVDDSGTLYGLPAAGPRSRLMASTDGGLTFTVRGQAGGNLWTLVAMEGGTLLSVASHSGAYFLQRSTDGGRTWGNAVSLGSYRALGPRSFARSGGTWFFLEYQTFTSSSVPIRLWATTDGGATWSVRSTLTAHRHGYGLVADPQTGALWATLGSSSAQAAVLRSTDGGRTWTSMMRGYGANALPGVVHSGGALLFGQSTLFGPERPKLLSLSPDGTMRELMALPGPAYSLMAVPGGGWVMGTAWSRHGDVHADGDVSARLFTSEDGVTWQEARRYERMAGADLTRADVWGALPSGELVVRVEDASGFGSVGVGFQVLRVKR; from the coding sequence ATGACAGGGTGGGCAGGGGCCATGTTCGCCGCGGTGGTGGCGGCGAGCGGAACGGCGTTGGTGCCAGTGAGCGGGGGCAATGCCCTGACGCTCCCGGCGCAGCGACACATTGTTCGTATCGAAACGGAAAGCAACCGGCCACCGACGTGGCTGGTGGCCATCCAGCATGGGGGCGTGGACGGCAAGGGGCTGGTGCTCTACCGCTCCGAGGATGCGCTGCGCACGGCGCGGCGGGTCGCGGACATCCAGCCCAACGCGGCGCACGCGGACCGGGCGGAGCTGCTGGCCGTGGGGCGGGACGTGGCGCTCGTCTACTCCTATGAGGGCCCCCAGTTGGCGGCCTCCAGCCAGCACGACGTCTACTTCCAATGGTGGCGCTACCAGCCCGGCGCGGACACCTGGGTACCGGAGCCCGCGGTGCGGGTGTTCGACGCGGATGCCAGCACGGCCTACTCACGGGCCCTGCTGGCGCGGGACTCGAGTGGCCGGTTGTGGGTGCAGGCCTTCCGTCTGGAACGCGACGGCGGGTCCACCGCGGTGGTGTCGGTGTCCACGGATGAGGGACAGGGCTTCGGTCCGGCGCAGTCGCTGGACACGGTCCGGCGGCGGGGGGGAGGGCGGCTGCTCAGCCTGGGGACGAAGCTCGTCTTCGTGTACGGCATGCATGACGGCTGGGAGCCCGCGCGCATGCGCATCCGCTCGGACTCGGACCCCCTCGGGACATGGGGCCCGGTGCGCCAGGCCTTCTCCGACGGCATCTATCATGGCGCGGCGCTGAGCGCGGTGGCGGACGGGAAGGGGGGCATGCACCTCGTCTACAAGGACGAGCTGGAGACGCTCTACTACCGGCACTTCGATGGGAGCAGCTTCGGCGCTCGCGTGCTGGTGGAGGACAGCTCGGACTGGGCGACCCAGCCCGCCATCACCCGCATCGGCGACACACTGTATGTCTTCTACAACCGGGTGCGGACGCTCAACGCGAGCTACGAGCTGCGCATGCGGACGGTTGACGCGGACGGGGCGCTCGGGAGCGCGGTGACGCTGGACGGGGAGGCGACGTTCAAGGGGTACCTCAACGCCGTGGACGTCCTGCCGGAGGGCACCGGCGAGGTGCCCTGTCTCTACGGCGAAGCGGTGGACGCGGGCTCGCGGGGCTCGGTGTCTCGCGTGTCCTGGGTGCTCGAAGAGGAGCCCCCACCGGAGCCTGGCCCCGGGCCCGAGCCGGAGCCGGAGCCGGGGGAGGGGCCTTTCACCCTGGAGCCCGTGCGCTCCATCGACACGCACGAGCTGCTCGCGGTGGATGACTCGGGCACGCTGTACGGCCTGCCCGCGGCGGGCCCGCGCTCGCGGCTGATGGCGAGCACGGATGGGGGGCTCACCTTCACCGTCCGGGGACAGGCGGGTGGCAACCTGTGGACGCTGGTGGCGATGGAGGGGGGGACGCTCCTGTCGGTGGCCAGTCACAGCGGAGCGTATTTCCTCCAGCGCTCCACGGATGGCGGGCGGACGTGGGGGAACGCGGTGAGCCTGGGCAGCTACCGCGCGCTGGGGCCCCGGAGCTTCGCGCGGTCAGGCGGCACGTGGTTCTTCCTGGAGTACCAGACCTTCACCTCGTCCTCCGTGCCCATCCGGCTGTGGGCGACCACGGACGGCGGGGCCACCTGGTCCGTGCGCTCCACGCTCACGGCGCACCGTCACGGCTACGGCCTGGTGGCGGACCCCCAGACGGGCGCGCTCTGGGCGACCCTGGGGAGCAGCAGCGCGCAGGCGGCGGTGCTCCGCTCCACGGATGGGGGCCGGACCTGGACCTCAATGATGCGTGGCTATGGGGCCAATGCCCTGCCGGGGGTGGTGCACTCGGGTGGGGCGCTGCTGTTCGGCCAGTCGACGCTGTTCGGGCCCGAGCGCCCGAAGCTCCTGAGCCTGTCGCCGGATGGGACGATGCGCGAGTTGATGGCGCTGCCGGGGCCGGCGTACTCGCTCATGGCGGTGCCCGGGGGCGGCTGGGTGATGGGCACCGCCTGGTCCCGCCATGGAGACGTCCATGCCGACGGCGACGTGTCCGCGCGGCTCTTCACCAGCGAGGACGGCGTGACGTGGCAGGAGGCGCGCCGCTACGAGCGGATGGCCGGCGCGGACCTGACCCGCGCGGACGTGTGGGGGGCGCTGCCGTCCGGAGAGCTGGTGGTGCGCGTGGAGGACGCGAGCGGCTTCGGGAGCGTGGGCGTGGGCTTCCAGGTGCTCCGCGTCAAGCGCTGA
- a CDS encoding RNA polymerase sigma factor, translating into MGSLPADVSEQLRKDLARAVARVCPPSLADRRDDLVQTAMMRVMELRRREPDRGPLSPAYLYRVAYTALVDELRNVSRRREVHLEEVDSLPEPPVAPSDPEKAAGGSQIAQAVRDCLRKLVQDRRLAVTLYLQGHSVPESARLLGWEDKRTENLIYRGLAALRLCLSTKGFEP; encoded by the coding sequence ATGGGCTCTCTCCCCGCGGATGTGTCGGAGCAACTGCGCAAGGACCTGGCCCGTGCGGTGGCCCGGGTGTGCCCGCCCAGTCTGGCCGACCGCCGCGATGACCTGGTGCAGACGGCGATGATGCGCGTCATGGAGCTGCGGCGGCGCGAACCGGACCGCGGCCCGCTGTCTCCCGCCTACCTGTACCGCGTCGCCTACACCGCGCTGGTGGATGAGCTGCGCAACGTGTCGCGCCGCCGTGAGGTCCACCTGGAGGAGGTGGACTCGCTGCCCGAGCCGCCGGTGGCGCCGAGCGACCCGGAGAAGGCCGCGGGCGGCTCGCAGATTGCCCAGGCCGTGCGTGACTGTCTGCGCAAGCTGGTACAGGACCGCCGGCTGGCGGTGACGCTGTACCTGCAGGGGCACAGCGTGCCGGAGTCCGCGCGGCTGCTGGGCTGGGAGGACAAGCGGACGGAGAACCTCATCTACCGGGGACTGGCCGCGCTGCGTCTGTGCCTGTCCACGAAGGGATTCGAGCCGTGA